In Platichthys flesus chromosome 21, fPlaFle2.1, whole genome shotgun sequence, the following are encoded in one genomic region:
- the LOC133932675 gene encoding EMILIN-2-like: MTHGFCGFTLILILIPLTTGTPFQHGRFQGNAYSGTDARQRNKNWCAYVVHRNVSCAVVGGTGSFVQPEMFPCPPEMPDCAQQVIYRTHFRPTYKIAYKAVTELEWRCCPAYQGHDCMEVKDFRMLQVENLPHAPSTGHIPVPQAPEHPTDGQRNHPWVGEGHFGGQTVQRPLGGHGGSQSAQHLEEEVQQLSQMVLDMQARMTDMTSNLRLDFQEDASKMLITLLNNHRQPAGARGAGTQAFQLQDISYQEITPMDEVMNKITQVTDDLASKTNTLDDVLGRVDRHDGQIRLLMEAGQNPSSSPPPPPPASDPDLRAYLDSKIHALREELMEGMEIKLADMKNACDYKIMSVREQCEGTEANYLSLAELMDSKETDLRQEITDLKTKLEYPEKEGTRVSDSVLARVENLEIHLNSSQKTVTEQCLSVEEKQREERAEAIKDLRGTLEDKLATMEDQLTTLLVDISTNSHSGIQPVSQDAQQRDMNSLKSSVQTLEDRLNILDQLQSNEHKANLAVTENLQQDFQSCKAAIDAMEMSLDVKLNGLGAIEGQLVNYSSHIENAHNELSSMRSRMGILEDSLSDVVNQQSLTSQSLNSTWGQVKTGAEQELKDLSELHRTQHQELRERLDVLSMEVKAEAEECRGKTEDVGKEIAHMDTRIVSMEDLCGKLDPISASLQRIKEGLNKHVTALWTCVHQLNGTVRAQTKDIGGMRGTCLNLQSHIANIARDLQTLTDNDSEKTGVQVAVDDAGLSQGSSEGLTVPVVPVDASLPQPPVMETGEAGPPGKMTSSKLPPGTSGSLMPVQGFAGAPASAVKSTDSVLTSLPHLPEVNLPHGPSPQEPATRSGEVSFSAGLTLPSFQGEVGVIRFNKVLVNDGGHYDPHTGVFTAPTDGRYLVSAVLAAQRGEKVEAVLSVSNRSIQRLDSTGFLSGAAVPTSHQQCNCSSATSLSLVLSLKRGDRAGLVLTAGKLATSASSSSEILSSFSAVLLYPSPSKR, encoded by the exons ATGACGCACGGATTCTGTGGATTTACACTTATTCTCATTTTAATCCCTCTCACCACCGGGACACCTTTCCAACACGGCAGGTTCCAGGGCAACGCGTATTCTGGCACAGACGCACGACAGAGAAACAA AAACTGGTGCGCCTACGTTGTGCACAGGAACGTGAGCTGTGCCGTCGTGGGAGGCACAGGGAGCTTCGTGCAGCCGGAGATGTTCCCGTGTCCTCCGGAGATGCCAGACTGTGCGCAACAAGTGAT ATACCGGACGCACTTCAGGCCCACGTATAAGATTGCATACAAGGCTGTCACCGAGCTGGAGTGGAGGTGCTGCCCGGCGTACCAGGGCCATGACTGTATGGAGGTGAAAGACTTCAGGATGCTCCAAGTAGAGAATTTGCCTCATGCACCCTCCACTGGACATATTCCAGTGCCACAAG CTCCAGAACATccgacagacggacagagaaaTCATCCATGGGTAGGGGAGGGGCACTTTGGAGGTCAGACAGTTCAGAGACCACTCGGGGGTCACGGAGGATCTCAAAGTGCTcaacacctggaggaggaggtgcagcaaCTGTCCCAGATGGTCCTTGACATGCAGGCAAGAATGACAGACATGACCTCCAATCTGAGGCTGGATTTCCAGGAGGACGCCAGTAAAATGCTCATCACGCTGCTGAATAACCACCGACAGCCTGCAGGTGCACGAGGCGCCGGAACCCAAGCCTTCCAGTTGCAGGACATATCCTACCAAGAGATAACGCCTATGGATGAAGTTATGAACAAGATCACCCAGGTCACAGACGATCTAGCGTCAAAGACCAATACCCTGGATGACGTGCTGGGCCGCGTCGACCGCCATGATGGACAGATTCGTCTGCTGATGGAGGCAGGTCAGAATCCAtcgtcttcacctcctcctcctcccccagccAGTGATCCAGACCTGCGTGCCTACCTGGACTCTAAGATCCATGCTCTGAGAGAGGAGTTGATGGAAGGCATGGAAATCAAACTTGCAGACATGAAGAATGCTTGTGATTATAAAATCATGTCGGTTCGGGAGCAGTGTGAGGGAACAGAGGCCAATTACCTGAGCCTGGCTGAGCTCATGGACTCGAAGGAAACTGACCTTCGACAGGAGATCACGGACCTTAAAACCAAGCTGGAATATCCAGAAAAAGAAGGCACTCGTGTATCTGACTCTGTTCTCGCTCGTGTAGAAAACCTTGAGATCCATCTGAACTCCTCTCAGAAGACTGTGACAGAGCAGTGCCTCTCGGTTGAGGAAAAGCAGAGGGAAGAGCGGGCAGAGGCCATTAAAGACTTGAGGGGGACTCTGGAGGACAAGCTGGCCACTATGGAAGATCAACTCACCACACTGTTGGTAGATATAAGCACCAACTCCCATTCAGGGATTCAGCCAGTGAGTCAGGACGCACAGCAGAGGGACATGAACTCTCTAAAGAGCTCTGTTCAGACTCTGGAGGATAGACTCAACATCTTGGACCAGTTACAGTCCAATGAGCACAAGGCTAATTTAGCTGTTACAGAAAACCTTCAGCAAGATTTCCAGAGCTGCAAAGCTGCTATTGATGCTATGGAGATGAGTCTAGATGTCAAGTTAAATGGCCTCGGAGCAATTGAGGGACAACTCGTCAACTACAGCTCTCACATTGAGAATGCGCACAATGAGCTGAGCTCAATGAGAAGCCGCATGGGCATATTGGAGGACTCCTTATCAGATGTAGTCAATCAGCAGTCCCTGACCTCGCAGAGCCTCAACTCCACCTGGGGTCAAGTTAAAACAGGAGCTGAGCAGGAGCTCAAGGACCTTTCCGAGCTCCACAGAACACAGCATCAGGAGCTCAGAGAGCGGCTGGATGTGCTGAGCATGGAGGTAAAAGCAGAGGCCGAAGAGTGCAGGGGAAAAACTGAAGACGTCGGTAAGGAGATTGCCCACATGGACACCCGCATCGTTAGCATGGAGGATTTATGCGGCAAGCTGGATCCGATCTCGGCTAGCCTGCAGAGAATCAAAGAGGGGCTGAATAAGCACGTCACTGCGTTGTGGACCTGTGTCCACCAGCTGAACGGCACAGTCAGAGCTCAGACAAAAGATATTGGAGGAATGAGGGGAACGTGCTTGAATCTCCAGAGCCACATCGCAAACATAGCCAGAGACCTTCAGACGCTAACGGACAACGACTCTGAGAAGACAG GTGTTCAGGTCGCAGTAGACGATGCTGGACTTTCCCAGGGTTCAAGTGAAGGCCTCACGGTGCCTGTGGTCCCCGTGGAcgcctctctccctcagccacCTGTGATGGAGACCGGAGAGGCAGGTCCCCCCGGCAAGATGACCTCGTCCAAGTTGCCCCCGGGGACCAGCGGCAGCCTGATGCCTGTTCAGGGCTTTGCTGGAGCTCCAG CTTCTGCAGTCAAATCCACTGACTCGGTATTGACCAGCTTGCCACACCTCCCGG AAGTGAACCTGCCTCACGGACCCTCACCACAGGAACCTGCCACGAGATCAG GTGAGGTGTCGTTCTCAGCCGGTCTGACTCTTCCATCGTTCCAAGGAGAGGTCGGAGTCATTCGATTCAACAAGGTGTTGGTCAATGACGGAGGACACTACGACCCTCACACAG GCGTCTTCACCGCTCCCACAGACGGCCGCTACCTGGTCAGTGCCGTGCTCGCAGCCCAGCGAGGTGAGAAGGTCGAGGCCGTCCTTTCTGTGTCCAATCGCAGCATCCAGAGGTTGGACTCCACGGGTTTCCTGTCCGGAGCGGCCGTGCCAACGTCCCACCAACAGTGTAACTGCAGCAGTGCGACCTCGCTGAGTCTGGTCCTCTCCCTGAAGAGAGGAGACCGAGCGGGACTCGTCCTGACGGCCGGGAAGCTCGCcacctcggcctcctcctcctctgagatCCTGTCGTCTTTCAGCGCCGTGCTTCTTTACCCCAGCCCGTCAAAACGGTAG